One region of Arvicola amphibius chromosome 3, mArvAmp1.2, whole genome shotgun sequence genomic DNA includes:
- the Fst gene encoding follistatin isoform X1, which produces MVCARHQPGGLCLLLLLLCQFMEDRSAQAGNCWLRQAKNGRCQVLYKTELSKEECCSTGRLSTSWTEEDVNDNTLFKWMIFNGGAPNCIPCKETCENVDCGPGKKCRMNKKNKPRCVCAPDCSNITWKGPVCGLDGKTYRNECALLKARCKEQPELEVQYQGKCKKTCRDVFCPGSSTCVVDQTNNAYCVTCNRICPEPSSSEQYLCGNDGVTYSSACHLRKATCLLGRSIGLAYEGKCIKAKSCEDIQCGSGKKCLWDFKVGRGRCSLCDELCPESKSDEPVCASDNATYASECAMKEAACSSGVLLEVKHSGSCNSISEDTEEEEEEEDQDYSFPISSILEW; this is translated from the exons ATGGTCTGCGCCAGGCACCAGCCCGGCgggctctgcctcctgctgctgctaCTCTGCCAGTTCATGGAGGACCGCAGCGCCCAGG ctgggAATTGCTGGCTCCGCCAAGCAAAGAACGGCCGCTGCCAGGTCCTGTATAAGACAGAACTGAGCAAAGAAGAGTGCTGCAGTACCGGCCGTCTGAGCACCTCGTGGACCGAGGAGGATGTGAACGACAATACTCTCTTTAAGTGGATGATCTTCAACGGGGGCGCCCCCAACTGTATCCCCTGTAAAG AAACGTGTGAGAATGTGGATTGCGGACCTGGAAAAAAATGCCGCATGAACAAGAAGAATAAACCCCGCTGCGTCTGTGCCCCGGACTGTTCCAACATCACCTGGAAGGGTCCAGTGTGTGGGCTGGATGGGAAAACGTACCGCAACGAATGTGCACTCCTCAAGGCCAGATGTAAAGAGCAGCCGGAACTAGAAGTTCAATATCAGGGCAAATGTAAAA agactTGCCGGGATGTTTTCTGTCCAGGCAGTTCCACCTGTGTGGTGGACCAGACCAATAATGCCTACTGTGTGACCTGTAATCGGATTTGCCCAGAGCCCTCCTCCTCTGAGCAGTACCTGTGTGGGAATGATGGAGTGACTTACTCTAGTGCCTGCCACCTGAGAAAGGCCACCTGTTTGCTGGGCAGATCGATTGGATTAGCCTATGAGGGAAAATGTATCA AAGCAAAGTCCTGTGAAGACATCCAGTGTGGCAGTGGGAAAAAATGCCTGTGGGATTTCAAGGTTGGCCGAGGCCGTTGCTCTCTCTGTGATGAGCTCTGCCCTGAGAGTAAGTCGGATGAGCCAGTCTGCGCCAGTGACAATGCCACCTATGCCAGCGAGTGTGCCATGAAAGAAGCCGCCTGTTCCTCTGGCGTGTTGCTTGAGGTGAAGCACTCCGGATCTTGCAACT CCATCTCGGAAGATacggaggaagaggaggaggaggaagaccagGACTACAGCTTTCCTATCTCTTCCATTCTAGAGTGGTAA
- the Fst gene encoding follistatin isoform X3, which produces MVCARHQPGGLCLLLLLLCQFMEDRSAQAGNCWLRQAKNGRCQVLYKTELSKEECCSTGRLSTSWTEEDVNDNTLFKWMIFNGGAPNCIPCKETCENVDCGPGKKCRMNKKNKPRCVCAPDCSNITWKGPVCGLDGKTYRNECALLKARCKEQPELEVQYQGKCKKTCRDVFCPGSSTCVVDQTNNAYCVTCNRICPEPSSSEQYLCGNDGVTYSSACHLRKATCLLGRSIGLAYEGKCIKAKSCEDIQCGSGKKCLWDFKVGRGRCSLCDELCPESKSDEPVCASDNATYASECAMKEAACSSGVLLEVKHSGSCN; this is translated from the exons ATGGTCTGCGCCAGGCACCAGCCCGGCgggctctgcctcctgctgctgctaCTCTGCCAGTTCATGGAGGACCGCAGCGCCCAGG ctgggAATTGCTGGCTCCGCCAAGCAAAGAACGGCCGCTGCCAGGTCCTGTATAAGACAGAACTGAGCAAAGAAGAGTGCTGCAGTACCGGCCGTCTGAGCACCTCGTGGACCGAGGAGGATGTGAACGACAATACTCTCTTTAAGTGGATGATCTTCAACGGGGGCGCCCCCAACTGTATCCCCTGTAAAG AAACGTGTGAGAATGTGGATTGCGGACCTGGAAAAAAATGCCGCATGAACAAGAAGAATAAACCCCGCTGCGTCTGTGCCCCGGACTGTTCCAACATCACCTGGAAGGGTCCAGTGTGTGGGCTGGATGGGAAAACGTACCGCAACGAATGTGCACTCCTCAAGGCCAGATGTAAAGAGCAGCCGGAACTAGAAGTTCAATATCAGGGCAAATGTAAAA agactTGCCGGGATGTTTTCTGTCCAGGCAGTTCCACCTGTGTGGTGGACCAGACCAATAATGCCTACTGTGTGACCTGTAATCGGATTTGCCCAGAGCCCTCCTCCTCTGAGCAGTACCTGTGTGGGAATGATGGAGTGACTTACTCTAGTGCCTGCCACCTGAGAAAGGCCACCTGTTTGCTGGGCAGATCGATTGGATTAGCCTATGAGGGAAAATGTATCA AAGCAAAGTCCTGTGAAGACATCCAGTGTGGCAGTGGGAAAAAATGCCTGTGGGATTTCAAGGTTGGCCGAGGCCGTTGCTCTCTCTGTGATGAGCTCTGCCCTGAGAGTAAGTCGGATGAGCCAGTCTGCGCCAGTGACAATGCCACCTATGCCAGCGAGTGTGCCATGAAAGAAGCCGCCTGTTCCTCTGGCGTGTTGCTTGAGGTGAAGCACTCCGGATCTTGCAACT GA
- the Fst gene encoding follistatin isoform X2, translating into MVCARHQPGGLCLLLLLLCQFMEDRSAQAGNCWLRQAKNGRCQVLYKTELSKEECCSTGRLSTSWTEEDVNDNTLFKWMIFNGGAPNCIPCKETCENVDCGPGKKCRMNKKNKPRCVCAPDCSNITWKGPVCGLDGKTYRNECALLKARCKEQPELEVQYQGKCKKTCRDVFCPGSSTCVVDQTNNAYCVTCNRICPEPSSSEQYLCGNDGVTYSSACHLRKATCLLGRSIGLAYEGKCITKSCEDIQCGSGKKCLWDFKVGRGRCSLCDELCPESKSDEPVCASDNATYASECAMKEAACSSGVLLEVKHSGSCNSISEDTEEEEEEEDQDYSFPISSILEW; encoded by the exons ATGGTCTGCGCCAGGCACCAGCCCGGCgggctctgcctcctgctgctgctaCTCTGCCAGTTCATGGAGGACCGCAGCGCCCAGG ctgggAATTGCTGGCTCCGCCAAGCAAAGAACGGCCGCTGCCAGGTCCTGTATAAGACAGAACTGAGCAAAGAAGAGTGCTGCAGTACCGGCCGTCTGAGCACCTCGTGGACCGAGGAGGATGTGAACGACAATACTCTCTTTAAGTGGATGATCTTCAACGGGGGCGCCCCCAACTGTATCCCCTGTAAAG AAACGTGTGAGAATGTGGATTGCGGACCTGGAAAAAAATGCCGCATGAACAAGAAGAATAAACCCCGCTGCGTCTGTGCCCCGGACTGTTCCAACATCACCTGGAAGGGTCCAGTGTGTGGGCTGGATGGGAAAACGTACCGCAACGAATGTGCACTCCTCAAGGCCAGATGTAAAGAGCAGCCGGAACTAGAAGTTCAATATCAGGGCAAATGTAAAA agactTGCCGGGATGTTTTCTGTCCAGGCAGTTCCACCTGTGTGGTGGACCAGACCAATAATGCCTACTGTGTGACCTGTAATCGGATTTGCCCAGAGCCCTCCTCCTCTGAGCAGTACCTGTGTGGGAATGATGGAGTGACTTACTCTAGTGCCTGCCACCTGAGAAAGGCCACCTGTTTGCTGGGCAGATCGATTGGATTAGCCTATGAGGGAAAATGTATCA CAAAGTCCTGTGAAGACATCCAGTGTGGCAGTGGGAAAAAATGCCTGTGGGATTTCAAGGTTGGCCGAGGCCGTTGCTCTCTCTGTGATGAGCTCTGCCCTGAGAGTAAGTCGGATGAGCCAGTCTGCGCCAGTGACAATGCCACCTATGCCAGCGAGTGTGCCATGAAAGAAGCCGCCTGTTCCTCTGGCGTGTTGCTTGAGGTGAAGCACTCCGGATCTTGCAACT CCATCTCGGAAGATacggaggaagaggaggaggaggaagaccagGACTACAGCTTTCCTATCTCTTCCATTCTAGAGTGGTAA